From a single Apium graveolens cultivar Ventura chromosome 2, ASM990537v1, whole genome shotgun sequence genomic region:
- the LOC141707652 gene encoding H/ACA ribonucleoprotein complex subunit 3-like protein → MYLQFYINDNGDKVYTTKKETPLGLATESAHPARFSPDDKYSRQRVLLKKRFGLLPTQKPAPKY, encoded by the exons ATGTATCTTCAATTTTATATCAATGACAACGGTGACAAAGTTTACACTACCAAG AAAGAAACACCACTCGGGTTGGCCACAGAATCTGCTCATCCAG CTCGTTTCTCTCCTGATGACAAGTACTCGAGACAAAGAGTTCTTCTGAAGAAGAGATTTGGATTGTTGCCAACCCAGAAGCCTGCACCGAAATACTAA